One genomic segment of Chelonia mydas isolate rCheMyd1 chromosome 1, rCheMyd1.pri.v2, whole genome shotgun sequence includes these proteins:
- the LOC119563737 gene encoding sialidase-3: MIKASMSSGKVTLFHQDPQTGVTYRVPALLYIPTDTLLAFAEKRSCPKDEDAEYLVLRRGRKTGTSVEWGPREPLTSAVLPAHRTMNPCPVYEQKSQTVFLFFICVRQRTTEKRQILTGRNAARLCYVCSGDAGQTWSSLTDLTEQVIGEDLKDWATFAVGPGHGVQLRSGRLVIPAYVYHITARCCCLPLPCWTQPQSLVFYSDDGGQCWHKGELIKGMKTVECQVAEVAGQACDPVLYCNARTPCRCRAAALSTDQGLTFESPSSCKKLCEPPHGCQGSVVSFPPTPGLLEADGAEGPDTPAHKVTCPLNSGNAASALHRSTVSWLLYSHPTSKRKRVDLGIYLNRSPLTEATWEHPWLLYQGPSGYSDLAVCQEAPAALLFGCLFECGVNYACEEIAFQLFCFEDLQKSRGSCPSLEQQPNTKQKSN; the protein is encoded by the exons ATGATCAAGGCTTCGATGAGCTCTGGGAAGGTGACTCTCTTCCACCAGGATCCGCAGACTGGGGTCACCTATCGGGTCCCCGCACTGCTGTATATCCCCACAGACACGCTCCTGGCGTTCGCAGAGAAGCGCTCCTGTCCCAAGGATGAGGACGCTGAGTACCTGGTGCTGAGACGAGGTCGGAAGACAGGGACTTCGGTCGAG TGGGGGCCCAGGGAGCCCTTGACGAGCGCAGTGTTACCGGCTCACCGCACCATGAACCCCTGCCCGGTGTACGAGCAGAAGAGTCAGACTGTCTTCCTGTTTTTCATCTGCGTGAGGCAACGCACCACAGAGAAACGGCAGATCCTCACTGGGCGGAACGCCGCCCGGCTGTGCTACGTCTGCAGCGGAGACGCCGGCCAGACCTGGAGCTCATTAACGGACTTGACGGAGCAGGTGATTGGGGAAGACTTGAAGGACTGGGCCACGTTTGCGGTGGGGCCGGGGCACGGGGTGCAGCTCCGCTCCGGGCGGCTGGTGATCCCGGCTTACGTCTACCACATTACCGctcgctgctgctgcctgccgctGCCCTGCTGGACCCAGCCCCAGTCCTTGGTCTTTTATAGTGATGACGGTGGGCAGTGCTGGCACAAGGGCGAGCTCATTAAGGGCATGAAGACGGTGGAGTGCCAGGTGGCCGAGGTAGCAGGCCAGGCCTGTGACCCCGTGCTGTACTGCAACGCCCGCACCCCGTGCCGATGCCGGGCGGCTGCGCTCAGCACAGACCAGGGGCTGACATTCGAGAGCCCCTCCTCATGCAAGAAGCTGTGCGAGCCGCCTCACGGCTGCCAGGGCAGCGTAGTGAGCTTCCCGCCGACACCGGGGCTTCTGGAGGCGGATGGCGCAGAGGGGCCAGACACCCCAGCCCACAAGGTGACCTGCCCGTTGAACAGTGGGAATGCCGCCTCCGCCCTCCACAGAAGCACCGTGTCATGGCTGCTTTACTCCCACCCGACCAGTAAACGCAAGCGGGTTGACCTGGGCATCTACCTCAACCGCTCCCCATTGACGGAGGCCACCTGGGAACACCCCTGGCTCCTGTACCAAGGGCCGTCTGGTTACTCGGACCTGGCTGTGTGCCAGGAGGCGCCAGCGGCGCTCTTGTTTGGCTGCTTGTTTGAGTGCGGGGTGAATTACGCGTGTGAGGAGATCGCCTTCCAGCTCTTCTGCTTTGAGGATCTCCAGAAGAGCAGAGGCTCCTGCCCCTCCTTGGAGCAGCAGCCCAACACAAAGCAAAAATCCAACTAG